One Palaemon carinicauda isolate YSFRI2023 chromosome 4, ASM3689809v2, whole genome shotgun sequence DNA segment encodes these proteins:
- the LOC137638978 gene encoding uncharacterized protein, which produces MFSLRLYIYFINWQVPDPPGPLIEKLVDAHGLFLLQVVRCRMTACAAVLHQPCGHAVCRSHADCGIQMDDILVWHPDNCLICYDLISTLASDSSSQAVKTSARATLKLWVGGFARNVKARKPYVLSEDYCRLIYPNAKSSAAVPRQVAAPIIADIAEIVELNLVQDTDIPDDPDPIEDNVTALTLDIEPMVFDEPDTGKVVSEAGGSGAKTSLLSPSFSPTSNNFSFLGFEGNHESSPRSLSVPAKVKSQKRPLVRTRQNPTLPGSSKPKKAPLPGAPSDSTSTAPMSQDPGYSEYSTIEHVVMMDFVYLISNIFTTAA; this is translated from the exons atgtttagtctaaggctatacatttattttattaactggcaggtcccggaccctccgggaccccttatagagaaactagtagatgctcatggactattccttttacaggtggtccgttgccggatgacagcctgcgcggccgtccttcaccagccttgcggccatgctgtctgtcggtcccacgcggactgtgggatccagatggacgatattttggtatggcaccctgacaactgccttatctgttatgaccttatctccaccctcgcttcagattcg agttcccaggcggttaaaacttcagcaagagccactttgaaattgtgggtaggcggcttcgcccgtaacgtaaaggccaggaagccctacgtcctctcagaagattattgtagacttatctacccgaacgcaaaatcttcggcagcagtgcctaggcaagtggcggctcctataattgctgacattgcggaaatcgtagaactcaatctcgtccaggatacagacatccctgacgacccggaccccattgaagacaatgttacggctctgaccttagacatagagcccatggtttttgacgaacctgacacaggtaaggttgtaagtgaggcaggtgggtctggcgctaagacctctcttcttagcccctctttttctccaacttctaataatttttcctttcttggttttgaagggaaccacgaatcctccccaagatcgctctcggttcctgccaaggtcaaatctcagaaaagacctttagtgaggactcgtcagaatcctacactacctggatcatcgaagcccaagaaggctcccctccccggagctcctagtgactcgactagcactgcccctatgtctcaggacccggga TATAGTGAATACAGTACTATAGAGCATGTGGTAATGATGGATTTTGTGTATCTTATATCAAACATATTCACCACTGCTGCATAG